The Juglans regia cultivar Chandler chromosome 11, Walnut 2.0, whole genome shotgun sequence genome contains the following window.
ttcaacattttcaaatcctaaaataataataatattaaaaaataatattttaataagattttattcgACGTTCAACTTTccattaaaatcatctcatctcatctcactatccaaacgggatcTAAATGATAACTGCTACCCTTACGATTTACTAGAGCAGCTGTGCATAAaaggtatttatatataattcaagaAACAGCATTTCACATACTATGAAATGGGGGATGTTTGCTGCTTTCATCAGCTGTTTGCGTTTCTGGACTATTTTTCCTATATGAATTCCCCATTTAGCTAATTTTTATGAGCCTTGAGCTCCTTGATTGTTGTCAatctacttttattttcagcatattttctgatttatttatttatgctttttTATAATGCACTGATTGCTCATGTTGATGCTAGTTTGCTTGGGCCCATCTTATTTAGAGTCTGAcatatctttttcttctttagcaAAGATCTGCAAACTTAAACTCCCATTGAGCCCATTTTGTGCATAGCTTTTACCAATGGGATGGGGAAACATCTACAGGAGACGCATGAGAGTATTCACTGTGACTTTACTAATATACCTAGATTATAAGGTAAAAGCTTCTCAATTGCAGTTGTTGCTTTAAATAAATGGAACACCACATTAccttgtttttatatatatatatatatctatgaagGCCTTACAGCAAAGAGAGAAATGGACTAGTAGACCTAAAAGATCTATCATATGGGAAAGAGCCCACGAGCGCAACGCCAAGCGTGTGCTTAGTTTGATAATGGAGTTAGAAGGTTTGTGGGTGAAGCTTGGACAGTATCTATCCACACGTGCAGATGTGCTTCCTGAGGCATATATATGCGTTCTCAAGCAGTTACAAGACTCTCTTCCTCCTCGTCCCTTGCAAGAGGTATTGTGCATACCAAatgattgtatttatttttgttctatgtTTATATATGTCATTGATAGTATAAAAAACCATTGAAGTGATATTGTCAATGTATTGCATAATGTTATTGGACCTACAAATGTCATGCAACTTTGGTAGGTCCAAACAAGAATGCCAAGGTGAaaacatttttgaaaatttcatttGGAAGACAATTTTTTGGTGATGCTAATATGCTATATTTCAAACAGTTGTTTTTAGATTCCGATTGTAAACATGGTTTCAAATCATCATATGTATTCTTCAATTGAAAATGCTTggcttttttttccttattcttaaACTGACATTTCATGCCATGTCACATGAACAGTAGTTCATGAATGTTTTTGCTTAGCAAATATTTTACAGGAGTCTTCCTATATCAAGATAGCCCCCAGGTACATCATTTTCTGAGTGGTCAATTTTGTTTGTGCAGATTTGTCATACCATAGAGACAGAGTTGGGGAAATCAATGGATGAACTGTTCTCAGATTTTGTCAAAACTCCTCTGGCAACGGCATCTGTAAGATCCTCAAACTATTGTTGGTAGCCGGAAATGTAGCTGTTAGATTAGGACTATGAATgattgatttcttattttttcttttttgttgggtcaatattattatttactcatTCTGTTCTAAGCAGATAGCACAAGTCCATCGTGCAACTCTGCTCAATGGGCAGGAGGTGGTTGTTAAAGTTCAACATGAGGGCATCAAGACAATCATATTGGAGGTTTTGCATGCTTTGGCTTTTGAGATTTCGGGATGAAAAGTAAGTCGAAGTTGTTTCTCATAGTTTTTTGCATACTATTGTTTGACAGGACTTGAAAAATGCGAAGGCAATTGTTGACTGGATAGCCTGGGCAGAACCACAGTATGACTTTAACCCTATGATAGATGAATGGTGCAAAGAAGCTCCCAAGGAACTTGACTTCAATTGTGAAGCTGGTATGCTCTTTCCTGGATTGGTCATTTTGAACTGATTTTAGCAAATTTTTTGTGacttaaaggaaaatgattgtgCTTTCTTGATCCACTTGTGGCATTTAAGGTGTGTGTGTGGAGAGAATTATGGATGTACCTGAGGTTATTGGAACAAAGGGAATGGAAATTCCATCAAACCAAAATGGTGTCGTAGGGATGGGTATCAtatgaaaatatgtatttacttataagaaaaaagatttgTCTGATAAAATACTAGCAGGACATTCTTTTCCTGGGTTGGTTGAATAGTTGGGTGGTGGTATGTTGGCTATGCTTGATCTCTATTGTCTAACCCAGCTGTATTTTCCTGTTATAGCCCGCTTCTTTTCAATTTGGTTAAATCCAAGTTTAGTCTTATGTGCTGTATTCTTAActggttttgagttttttaacTCATCATCTTGACATTTGGCATTAATTATGCTTAATTTGGGAAATTTCCCCTTCCTGTTTGTTTTTCATATTGGTTAGTATTGACATTTTCTTTTGTGTCCATAGAGAATACTCGATCAGTATCCAGAAATCTTGGATGCAAAATTGGTAGACATGAGAATAACAAGAATGCCAATCGAGTGGATGTATTAATTCCAGATGTTATTCAGGTATACTGTCTCCCAAGTTGTTAACACCGCATCTGTAAACTGGTGTCGTGGGATTTAGTTTGCCTCATGCtttatattgagaaaaaatacCTTATATCGAAACTTTGACAGATCTTAAGAAGTTAGAAGTCATGTaccagtttttaaaaattagattctGTTGTCATGTAAATTTGTCTTCAGTTCttgtaaaggaaaataatacaattattctAAATAGagtattaaatataaagaaatttcaaGGTAAATATGAAAGGTTCTTTACTACTCTCAATACATTTGACCTAAGATTGAAGTTGCACAATCGTGAAGACATCTGCCCAAAAGATCGTCTGTGATGAAGCCCTTGTTAACCAACAAACCCCTGCCCTTCTGCACAGATTTTTAGGTCTTCCTAAAATTAACTTTAAACATATTGTCTCCATATGTAAATTTTCAGCATTCGGGATAATAGGTCTTGGAGTAGGCTTAGAGAAGTGCTTCCTTATTTCAGCTGAGTTGTATGGATGGTTGAAATTAATATGCTTCCGTTATATCgcatatgtatattttttcctGTTACAGTGTAAAATATGTTTTCACCTATCTTACTCTTCACCGTCTTTAAATGATAGTCAACAGAGAAAGTCCTTATTTTGGAGTACATGGATGGGATCCGTTTAAATGACTTGGAATCATTGGAGGCTTTTGGTGTTAACAAGCAAAACCTTGTCAAAGAAATTACACGTGCATACGCCCACCAAATTTATGTTGATGGATTTTTCAATGGTGACCCTCATCCTGgtaatctctttctctctctcacacacacacacgcgaGCGCACACAGACATCCCCAACACACtgtcttttcccctcttttcaACAGGAGTTTAGTATGGTATTGTATCGAGCTATTCTCTCTGcgtaaatatttttaaggaaCAAATGGTAGTTTGAATTTTCATGAACTATTATTAGCTCACCTTAAGAGataaactttttaaaagatACATCCAACTTAAGGAGATAAACAAATATTATGGAAGGAAAATACTGCGGCACTTGTGATCATAGTATCATACAGCTTATGCAAGCATGGCAAAAAATGAGAATCCATGTCAATGTAAATGAGATCACTCCCATAGTAGCTGGAATCTACATTTGATTGTCTTCATGCTCATGAAGCAATGCATTCTGCTTTATAAACGGCTTTATACGGATCTTCACTGCAGGGAATTTTCTTGTGAGCAAGGAACCTCCTCATCGTCCAATTTTGCTGGACTTTGGGCTTACTAAAAAACTATCAAGCTCTATGAAGCAAGCCCTGGCAAAGATGTTTCTGGCATCTGCTGAGGTTTGTACAAGCTTTTTGTAAATTCTTTATCTATCATACTGACCTTGATTTTGCAAGCTTTAATGTGTTCATGCTCTCAGACATAAAAAAGTAGCAGTGTTTTTCTCCTTGCCTTTTCCTGACTGGGAAACATATTtaccattttcctttctttttctttacatattattttaactttgtgTCGCACTAGGTTGTCATGGTGAGTGTTGAAAATTAAGTCAAACAATCCTTAAGGATCTGTGTAAGAGTAATTGTTCTGTTTTCACTTGGGTGACTTAAGGCAGTGCTGTGATGTGCAATTTTTCATGCACAATATGTGCGAGGAAATTGATTATCAGATGGTATTGTTTGCGTTCTTTTACCAATCTAAATTATAGTTGTTACAATACAACTACAAGTGGTTTGTTACTGTTATCCATTACTTTTAAGGTTGCTTCAAACTACACTCTTTGAGTGATGGTATTTTGGGATGCTGTTTGCCACAGGGGGACCACGTGGCTCTTTTGTCTGCTTTTGCAGAAATGGGACTTAAGTTGCGCCTGGACATGCCAGAGCAAGCAATGGAGGTGACAACTGTATTCTTTCGGAGTGCAACACCTGCCAAAGAATCCCTTGTAAATATGGACTAAACTCTTTTGATTTTGCAGTTACTTGCTTCTTACATTGCTTTTGTAAACTTAGTAAGTCCCATTTGCTTATATATTTGCTGGATTTTTAAGGAAACCATGAAATCTTTGTCGGAGCAAAGAACAAAAAACATGAAGCTTGTGCAAGAAAAGATGAAACTCAACCAAAAAGAGGTTAAACGATTTAATCCTGTAAGTTCATTTATTTGTCTCCTAGCCATGTTTCTCTGATATGTTAGATTGGCCATTTTCATCCCCTTTCAATTTGCTAATGATCTTTCTTTCTAGGTTGATGCATTTCCTGgagatattgtaattttttcccGGGTCCTTAATCTTCTACGAGGTCTGCAATTGAGATACCTCTTGTTAAATTGTATGGTCAAATGATGAAGCCTTTTAATTTTTACGTGTTACATGGATTTAGGGCTTTCTTCTCTGATGAATGCTCGGATAGTATATCTGGATATCATGAGACCATTTGCGGAATCTGTTTTGCAAGGGTGAGTGTATCCTGAACCTTGGTGTGTCGGGCTTTATTGTTGTTTCTGTTTAATTTCTGATTGAATTCTGGATGCATTCTCAGAAATATTTATAGGGGACCAGCAGTTAATGATCAATGGGTCTATGACACACCCGTGCATTCTGATGTGGAGGCAAAGTTAAGGAAGCTCCTAGTTGAACTGGGGAATAATGAGAAAATACTTGGAATACAGGTGTGCAGCttgtttagatattaatatGATAGGATGAAAAACTGAACAGTCTCCGTGTTTATGTAGCATTATTGAAGCTTAATATATTCTCTGTCATCCTGTTCTTTACATTGTAGTTTTGCAGCTTTTAGTGGTGGTGTATTTACCTCGGGTgttagtttttttccttttaaaggaTGAACTAGCTGGTGTTTATTACTAGCTTTTCTTGTCGGTCATGCTTTCTTTATTGCTAAGTTCATTTTTCCTTCCTCTATTTTGTTATTAACCAAAGTTCTGCCATCACATCTCTTTGTATGTCATTTTTTTGTCTCCCATTATGGCATGCAGAAGGGCTTAGTATAACTCTTTATCTGTTATTTAATTGTTTTCATCATTCTATGGGAACTGTTATTACTGAAAGAAGTTGCTATAAATGTTAAACTTATATCATGAGACCTTTTCCCTCCAACCTTCGGCCCCTTTATTCATGTGAGTGCACTCAACAATAAAAGCTGTTTATAATAGGATCCTGTAGGGATTTGTCATGAATAGTTCTTGAAACGCTAGTGTATATTGCCTGATACCAGTATTTGGCATATACTACATTCTGTATCTAGGTCTCTGTTAAACTCTGCCTGGAAGTACAGGTAATCGAGGATAAATGAAGATTTATTAACCCGATAGAAATTATTGAGTGTGGAAGTTTTGTAGCAAATGCAACTAGTGATTTTGGATCTCTGAACGAACGAGAAGTGAGGAAAACCTACAAAAGCATATGGGTGATTAGATGCTAAGAACAAATTTAGGTTTAGTTATTCTGTGTTGTTGTGAACTACTAAGGTCTGAACAGAAGTATAGATTTAGGTGAGTTAAATTCACTAGAAGCCCTAAGGATTTTTGTGTGTTGTATTATTGAGAATGAGAATTCTATTTTGTGTTCCCTGCAGGAAGcttagcctcgtttgttttcacaactcctctcatctaacattataactttcacaaatttccatataaaataaaataaacaattcaagtttttcaaatttcaaaacaaaaataatattaaaaaaatatattctaacgatattttattcaacttttaactttaatttcttctcatctcatttgcgaaaacaaacgaggcctaagtttCACGTATGACTACATGAAAAAAGAAGTCTCTTCATTGGTTCctttttcttggaaagtttATGTGGTAAGGTTAAAATCAGAAGAGCTCTATGTGTATAAGATGTAATGTATGTGATAACGTACAAGTTGACCAAGTTATATGTTTCCATTTGATGAATGGAACAGGAGATTTACCACGGGTAAGAAATGAACTTAGGTGACATAAATCAGCACATCTTAAATGTTCTTAGAATCTttacattttcttcaattttaggTAGTTTAGCTACGTTATTGAGATTGGTAATGTGGAATTTCAATGCCTATGGCATTCTGGGATTTTTTTTCCGTTTGTGTGATTTTATTTCAATCTTTTTGTAAAGGTATGCGCATACAAAGATGGAGAGGTTATCATTGACACTGCTGCTGGAGTGCTTGGTCGATATGATCCTCGTCCAGTCCAGCCTGATAGCCTTTTTCCGGTTTTTTCTGTGACAAAGGGGATCACAGCTGGAATGTTACATTGGCTGGTCGAAAATGGGTGCGTTGTAGACTCTTGTGAACTTCAAAATTTCATTTGCTGAATCAAAGACCAAttgatcattttatattttcacgTAGTGATGGACAATTAATTAATCTTTCATCCCAAAGGTGGTTTGATGGTCCATGATGCCGTACAAATAGTGGGCATGGCATGGGAATTAGCATTTTTTCTGTACACGCGCACACAAACACAGAGACACACAGATACCAATATAGGCAGCACTATGGCAGATGTAGGGTTTTCAATGTGGCCCAACTTCTCAATAGTTAGAAATTTTTTCAGGAGCATATTCTGCGATTCCTGGATTGcccccccccctctcccccATCCCAATGCCTGACTGAAATGTATCTTAACATTTATAACGTTGACATatgttgtgaaattttataatgaAGGAAAGGCAATACTGAAATCTTAATTATTTCATGTACTCTTATTTTCCCCAATTTTTCCCAGTGCTTATAATTGCCAAATTACATGTTTGCAGGAACCAAGTAGTTAAATTTTCTATTGCCCATATTTTCTGTGCTTTGATTCATGTTTCTGACCATTTTATTGTGCAGGAAGCTGAATCTCAAGGAAAATGTAGCAAATGTTTGGCCGGAATTTGGATCAAATAGAAAAGATCTCATTAAGGTTTCAATTTTGTCTCAACTCATGATAACTTCTCCCATTATCAActgaaattcttatttttcctttatttctgTTTAGGTCCATCATGTGCTTAACCATACATCTGGTCTTCACAATGCTTTGGCAGACATTATCAGAGAAAATCCTCTACTATGGTCTGACTGGGATGAATGTTTGAAGCAAATTGCCTTGTCTGTGCCTGAGACTGAACCTGGCCAGGTGCAGTTGTATCACTATCTGTCATTTGGCTGGTTATGTGGTGGCATTATTGAGGTATTATTTATTGCCTACATGTCAGAATGATTTAATGATCTgtcaatttatctaaaattccTCCCAAACTTTTTTATGCCCTGTATGGATCTGAGAATGATCTTATGAAAAGGTTTTGTGGTAATTTGATTATCTACTATTTCCTATAGGTATTAAGTTGATACGATAGCTTAGATTGACCTGGGTCTATAGTCCTTAcaaattattgtatttatgtATCAATGTGGGGATTTCTTCCCATGAAGTGATGCTTAAAGAAGTTCATTCCTTCCTGCTGACTCTTAACCTGGCCCAACAATGATAATGCTCCCGACATGTCGAGCTTGAAGGGACTTCTGTTTGGACAGAGGGGCCTCTACCTCTGAATTAAGTAGCTTGGTCTGACAGCACTAAACATGGTTAAACTTGAGTATTTAGTCTGGCTTCCTTGATAATAAAGAAGAGGCTTGATGCTTGATATAGTTTTCATTTTGCCTTGTATATGACGATGTGGTGTTCATTTCATTCATTCTGATAGATTTtagctctctccctctctctcctccccacaaacacacacacacacaaaatccCCAAGCAAAAACAAATGTAGGCAGTTTTGATCCATATTATGTTTTGATTGTCAATTTGATATGTATTGACAGGACTATGTGGAGGCCAAAGATCTTTATTATCCTTTGACTTTATGATTATTCTACACCTACCTGTTTTCCCGTTTTAATATTCTGTTTTGATCACAGCATGCATCTGGGAAAAAGTTTCAGGAAATTCTTGAAGAAGCATTAATTCATCCCCTGCAAATTGAAGGCGAGCTATACATTGGAATCCCTCCAGGCAAGTGTTGAATCGTGTTATCCTGACCAACATGCTATATTTTGCATTAAGTAAACACGATTGTGTTACATTCTTCCCTCATTCATGCtgaactaaaaattaaaataaagtttataatttttcgtTAGTTTATGTTTTGTTGTTGGTGGGGTTTATAACAGTTGGGGAAAATAAGGTCAGCAGTAAACTAATTATCATCTCCCTTATCATTATTTACGGTTGATCCTATTCAGGTGTTGAATCGCGACTTGCAACGATCACGCTAGATACAGATGATCTGCATAAGCTCTCAGGGATCAGCATTCGTCCTGACATGCCCTCCACGTTCCAGCCAAGTGATATTGCCCAATCCATGACCACCCTTCCAGCTCTGTTTAACATGCTCAACACTCGCCGTGCCATCATACCTGCTGCTAATGGACATTGCTCAGCGCGTGCACTTGCGCGTTACTATGCAGCCCTAGCTGATGGTGGTGTAGTACCTCAACCTCATTCCTCATCTTCCAAGCCGCCACTTGGCAGCCACCCCCACATCCCCAAATTTCCTTCCCAGAAGCCCTTAAAAAGGCGGAGAGGTAGCAGAACTAAGGAGGCAGGTACCGATTCAACGAACAGCACTAATGACCATGAACAGAAACCGAATCATGATGACGTTAGCCTTAGTAGAGATGCCAGCTGTGGTGCTTCTACCACTAGGCTTGCCAATGATGGTTGCACTAGCAATGACAATGGCAATAGCACCAGTATGACCGACAACCCTGAAAATCCCAATCCTCGAAACAACTCTATTGGTAGGATTTTTAACAATCCCAGAATTCACGATGCGTTTTTGGGTGTTGGCGAATATGGGAATTTGGTTTTGCCAAATGGGGATTTTGGCCTAGGATTTAAGAGGTTCAATTTGAAGGAGGGGCCCCCTGTAGCCTTTGGGCACTCGGGAATGGGCGGATCAACAGGCTTTGCCGACTTGAATAACAGGTTTGCTATTGCTGTGACCCTGAATAAAATGTCTTTTGGCGCTGTAACTGCAAACATCGTACAGCTTGTTTGTTCAGAGTTGAATATCCCGGTACCGGAGGACTTCTTGAGATTTGGTGGGATGGGACCTGATGCCCAGTTAAATCCTGCGAGACCTTTGATTAATTGAGGATGGGAAGAAAAATTTTTCCCgtttacatattacattgtttttaCCTATACTACcaatactatatatatcttgacATTCAAACTCTACAGAAGCTTTTCTAGCGCATTGTTATACCTTTACCGAAGGCAAATGTAGATGTCATTGTTCTTAAAATTGTACCGTATATGCTTCCACTTGATCACAAAACATAACGACAGGTGCaatgcataattattttttcatggtCTTTCTTTTAGACTAATTCCCTTATTCTGTATATACGACGTGCCAACGTTATAAGTTTAGAGCATACAAATTTGAAATTCtgtgtaaattttttgaaacaagtatataacttatagaaaaaaaaaatcattatttatggtgggatttattttttatttttctaaatgattCAAAATTGGATTTAGTAAAATGATGTTGGAACTTTCCTTCTAAATTTTCCGAATGAATTAGCATGACGTATCTCACATGCAAAAGTTGTAGCCAAGATGCATATCATGATTTCCTGTTTTTCAAGAGGCATTGATTAACAAGTAACAAGGCTTTAAAATTAAAGACCCTTGCGGGGAACCTATGGATTTTTCATGCTATACCAAATTCGcggaaggaaattatgaaaatacagTATAAGAAACCATTAAAATAAGTCTATCTATGTGACAAAAAAATTGTctaatcttttttcttctctctccagGCTATATATCCTCCCACCACCGTTTTCGGTATAACCACATTTTCTCCGGCCAAAGGGGGGGAGGAGAGTCGGCTCCACCCTCCATATCCCTGTCTAACCTTCATCGGACTTGTTCAAAGATCTTTTCCGATTTTCCTTTAGTTTCTCACCCATAGCATCGAAATGCACCAATTTGTAGCCTACCGGCCTCTTACAACCGCCATGCACCCGACTATCAGATTCTCCAACAGTCGATCTGTTAGATGACAGAAGAAAACAGACCAAAAGTGTAGTGTGTACGTCTCACGTGAAGCTCACACCGTGTGAGACTCACGCGGCGCTATGCTAGGGAAGGTCTTTGTT
Protein-coding sequences here:
- the LOC109009539 gene encoding uncharacterized protein LOC109009539 → MGWGNIYRRRMRVFTVTLLIYLDYKALQQREKWTSRPKRSIIWERAHERNAKRVLSLIMELEGLWVKLGQYLSTRADVLPEAYICVLKQLQDSLPPRPLQEICHTIETELGKSMDELFSDFVKTPLATASIAQVHRATLLNGQEVVVKVQHEGIKTIILEDLKNAKAIVDWIAWAEPQYDFNPMIDEWCKEAPKELDFNCEAENTRSVSRNLGCKIGRHENNKNANRVDVLIPDVIQSTEKVLILEYMDGIRLNDLESLEAFGVNKQNLVKEITRAYAHQIYVDGFFNGDPHPGNFLVSKEPPHRPILLDFGLTKKLSSSMKQALAKMFLASAEGDHVALLSAFAEMGLKLRLDMPEQAMEVTTVFFRSATPAKESLETMKSLSEQRTKNMKLVQEKMKLNQKEVKRFNPVDAFPGDIVIFSRVLNLLRGLSSLMNARIVYLDIMRPFAESVLQGNIYRGPAVNDQWVYDTPVHSDVEAKLRKLLVELGNNEKILGIQVCAYKDGEVIIDTAAGVLGRYDPRPVQPDSLFPVFSVTKGITAGMLHWLVENGKLNLKENVANVWPEFGSNRKDLIKVHHVLNHTSGLHNALADIIRENPLLWSDWDECLKQIALSVPETEPGQVQLYHYLSFGWLCGGIIEHASGKKFQEILEEALIHPLQIEGELYIGIPPGVESRLATITLDTDDLHKLSGISIRPDMPSTFQPSDIAQSMTTLPALFNMLNTRRAIIPAANGHCSARALARYYAALADGGVVPQPHSSSSKPPLGSHPHIPKFPSQKPLKRRRGSRTKEAGTDSTNSTNDHEQKPNHDDVSLSRDASCGASTTRLANDGCTSNDNGNSTSMTDNPENPNPRNNSIGRIFNNPRIHDAFLGVGEYGNLVLPNGDFGLGFKRFNLKEGPPVAFGHSGMGGSTGFADLNNRFAIAVTLNKMSFGAVTANIVQLVCSELNIPVPEDFLRFGGMGPDAQLNPARPLIN